One genomic window of Arvicola amphibius chromosome 4, mArvAmp1.2, whole genome shotgun sequence includes the following:
- the Adprm gene encoding manganese-dependent ADP-ribose/CDP-alcohol diphosphatase isoform X3, translating to MMHIWSLLRDFIDFSLRVNRKEVLRRRATDHGCGILKRVGAIEDWNKESIMPCCVLQLGDIIDGYNAQYKVSEKSLEVVMNTFKLLKAPVHHTWGNHEFYNFSRDFLTNSKLNSKFLEDRIVQHPETMPSENYYAYHFVPFPKFRFILLDAYDLSVLGIDQSSPKYEQCMKMLREHNPNVELNSPQGLSEPQYVQFNGGFSQEQLNWLNEVLTFSDLNEEKVVIVSHLPIYPEASDSVCLAWNYEDALSIIWSHKCVVCFLAGHTHDGGYSEDPFGVHHVNLEGVIETAPDSQAFGTVHVYPDKMLLKGRGRVPDRVMNYRRE from the exons ATGATGCATATTTGGAGTTTATTACGAGATTTTATAGATTTTAGCCTGAGAGTTAATAGGAAAGAGGTGCTTAGGAGGAGAGCCACAGATCATGGGTGTGGAATTCTCAAGAGAGTG GGTGCCATTGAAGactggaataaagaaagcatcatgCCCTGCTGTGTCCTCCAGCTTGGAGACATCATCGATGGCTACAATGCACAGTATAAAGTATCGGAAAAGTCTCTAGAAGTTGTCATGAACACATTCAAATTACTTAAAGCCCCAGTTCACCACACATGGGGAAACCATGAATTCTATAACTTCAGTAGAGACTTCTTAACAAACTCCAAACTTAACAGCAAGTTTCTAGAAGACCGAATTGTGCAGCATCCTGAGACCATGCCATCAGAGAACTATTATGCTTATCACTTTGTACCGTTCCCTAAATTCCGGTTCATTTTACTTGATGCTTATGACCTGAGTGTCTTGGGCATAGATCAGTCTTCTCCAAAATATGAGCAGTGTATGAAGATGCTGAGGGAACACAACCCAAATGTGGAGTTAAATAGTCCCCAAG GACTTTCTGAGCCCCAGTATGTCCAGTTTAATGGAGGATTCAGCCAAGAACAGCTGAACTGGTTGAATGAAGTTCTTACGTTCTCTGACCTGAACGAGGAAAAGGTGGTGATCGTGA GCCATCTTCCCATTTACCCAGAGGCCTCTGACAGCGTGTGCCTGGCTTGGAACTACGAGGACGCCCTGTCAATCATATGGTCTCACAAATGTGTGGTGTGTTTCCTTGCCGGTCACACACATGACGGTGGTTACTCTGAGGACCCTTTTGGTGTGCACCACGTCAACCTTGAAGGAGTTATTGAAACAGCTCCAGATAGCCAGGCCTTCGGCACAGTTCACGTCTACCCTGACAAAATGCTTCtgaaagggagaggcagagttCCAGACAGAGTTATGAACTACAGAAGGGAGTAG
- the LOC119812201 gene encoding protein SCO1 homolog, mitochondrial, whose amino-acid sequence MAALMRACCTVMRPQCRQLWRLFPHGHGLWGPVGSLCPREARCRLGIRAFSAAPPPPGAKGPEPKGGQAGSRRMKPGPVSWKSLALTFAIGGSLLAGMKYFKKEKIEQLEKQRHRSIGKPLLGGPFSLTTHDGEPKTDKDYLGQWVLIYFGFTHCPDICPEELEKMIQVVDEIDSIPSLPNLTPLFITIDPERDTKEAISAYVKEFSPKLVGLTGTKEEIDGVARAYRVYYSPGPKDEDEDYIVDHTIIMYLVGPDGEFLDYFGQNKKAAEIAGSIAAHMRSHKRR is encoded by the exons ATGGCGGCGTTGATGCGGGCTTGCTGTACGGTGATGCGACCGCAGTGTCGCCAGCTCTGGCGTCTGTTTCCTCACGGCCATGGGCTTTGGGGTCCGGTGGGGAGTCTGTGCCCCCGAGAGGCGCGCTGCCGCCTGGGGATCCGGGCTTTCAGCGCCGCGCCGCCACCGCCAGGGGCCAAAGGGCCGGAGCCCAAGGGCGGCCAAGCCGGGTCGCGCCGCATGAAGCCCGGG CCCGTTTCTTGGAAGTCTCTAGCGTTGACTTTTGCCATTGGAGGATCTTTATTGGCTGGAATGAAAtacttcaagaaagaaaagatagaac AGCTGGAGAAGCAACGACATCGCAGCATTGGAAAGCCTTTACTAGGAGGACCCTTTTCCCTCACAACTCATGATGGCGAGCCCAAGACTGACAAGGACTACCTGGGCCAGTGGGtattgatttattttggcttCACTCATTGCCCTGATATCTGTCcagaagaactagaaaaaatgatTCAAGTTGTAGATGAAATAG ACAGTATTCCGTCCCTGCCGAATTTAACTCCACTTTTCATCACCATTGACCCAGAAAGGGACACAAAAGAAGCCATCTCAGCTTATGTGAAAG AATTTTCTCCCAAATTGGTTGGTTTGACTGGCACAAAAGAAGAGATTGATGGAGTGGCCAGAGCATACAGGGTCTACTACAGCCCTGGCCCTAAGGATGAAGAtgaggactacata GTTGATCATACAATAATAATGTACTTGGTGGGACCAGATGGAGAGTTTCTCGATTACTTTGGCCAAAACAAGAAGGCGGCAGAAATAGCTGGTTCAATTGCTGCACACATGAGGTCACACAAGAGGAGGTAG
- the Adprm gene encoding manganese-dependent ADP-ribose/CDP-alcohol diphosphatase isoform X1, which yields MTMGQAYLEACLEVMAEKLDPDDLADGSEPLFSFGVIADIQYADLEDGFNYQRSRRRYYRHSLVHLQGAIEDWNKESIMPCCVLQLGDIIDGYNAQYKVSEKSLEVVMNTFKLLKAPVHHTWGNHEFYNFSRDFLTNSKLNSKFLEDRIVQHPETMPSENYYAYHFVPFPKFRFILLDAYDLSVLGIDQSSPKYEQCMKMLREHNPNVELNSPQGLSEPQYVQFNGGFSQEQLNWLNEVLTFSDLNEEKVVIVSHLPIYPEASDSVCLAWNYEDALSIIWSHKCVVCFLAGHTHDGGYSEDPFGVHHVNLEGVIETAPDSQAFGTVHVYPDKMLLKGRGRVPDRVMNYRRE from the exons ATGACGATGGGACAAG CTTACTTAGAAGCCTGCTTGGAGGTAATGGCTGAGAAGCTGGACCCCGATGACCTGGCCGATGGTTCAGAgccacttttttcttttggagttaTAGCAGATATTCAATATGCTGATTTAGAAGATGGATTCAATTATCAAAGAAGCAGGCGGAGGTACTACAGACACAGTCTTGTTCACTTACAGGGTGCCATTGAAGactggaataaagaaagcatcatgCCCTGCTGTGTCCTCCAGCTTGGAGACATCATCGATGGCTACAATGCACAGTATAAAGTATCGGAAAAGTCTCTAGAAGTTGTCATGAACACATTCAAATTACTTAAAGCCCCAGTTCACCACACATGGGGAAACCATGAATTCTATAACTTCAGTAGAGACTTCTTAACAAACTCCAAACTTAACAGCAAGTTTCTAGAAGACCGAATTGTGCAGCATCCTGAGACCATGCCATCAGAGAACTATTATGCTTATCACTTTGTACCGTTCCCTAAATTCCGGTTCATTTTACTTGATGCTTATGACCTGAGTGTCTTGGGCATAGATCAGTCTTCTCCAAAATATGAGCAGTGTATGAAGATGCTGAGGGAACACAACCCAAATGTGGAGTTAAATAGTCCCCAAG GACTTTCTGAGCCCCAGTATGTCCAGTTTAATGGAGGATTCAGCCAAGAACAGCTGAACTGGTTGAATGAAGTTCTTACGTTCTCTGACCTGAACGAGGAAAAGGTGGTGATCGTGA GCCATCTTCCCATTTACCCAGAGGCCTCTGACAGCGTGTGCCTGGCTTGGAACTACGAGGACGCCCTGTCAATCATATGGTCTCACAAATGTGTGGTGTGTTTCCTTGCCGGTCACACACATGACGGTGGTTACTCTGAGGACCCTTTTGGTGTGCACCACGTCAACCTTGAAGGAGTTATTGAAACAGCTCCAGATAGCCAGGCCTTCGGCACAGTTCACGTCTACCCTGACAAAATGCTTCtgaaagggagaggcagagttCCAGACAGAGTTATGAACTACAGAAGGGAGTAG
- the Adprm gene encoding manganese-dependent ADP-ribose/CDP-alcohol diphosphatase isoform X2, with protein MAEKLDPDDLADGSEPLFSFGVIADIQYADLEDGFNYQRSRRRYYRHSLVHLQGAIEDWNKESIMPCCVLQLGDIIDGYNAQYKVSEKSLEVVMNTFKLLKAPVHHTWGNHEFYNFSRDFLTNSKLNSKFLEDRIVQHPETMPSENYYAYHFVPFPKFRFILLDAYDLSVLGIDQSSPKYEQCMKMLREHNPNVELNSPQGLSEPQYVQFNGGFSQEQLNWLNEVLTFSDLNEEKVVIVSHLPIYPEASDSVCLAWNYEDALSIIWSHKCVVCFLAGHTHDGGYSEDPFGVHHVNLEGVIETAPDSQAFGTVHVYPDKMLLKGRGRVPDRVMNYRRE; from the exons ATGGCTGAGAAGCTGGACCCCGATGACCTGGCCGATGGTTCAGAgccacttttttcttttggagttaTAGCAGATATTCAATATGCTGATTTAGAAGATGGATTCAATTATCAAAGAAGCAGGCGGAGGTACTACAGACACAGTCTTGTTCACTTACAGGGTGCCATTGAAGactggaataaagaaagcatcatgCCCTGCTGTGTCCTCCAGCTTGGAGACATCATCGATGGCTACAATGCACAGTATAAAGTATCGGAAAAGTCTCTAGAAGTTGTCATGAACACATTCAAATTACTTAAAGCCCCAGTTCACCACACATGGGGAAACCATGAATTCTATAACTTCAGTAGAGACTTCTTAACAAACTCCAAACTTAACAGCAAGTTTCTAGAAGACCGAATTGTGCAGCATCCTGAGACCATGCCATCAGAGAACTATTATGCTTATCACTTTGTACCGTTCCCTAAATTCCGGTTCATTTTACTTGATGCTTATGACCTGAGTGTCTTGGGCATAGATCAGTCTTCTCCAAAATATGAGCAGTGTATGAAGATGCTGAGGGAACACAACCCAAATGTGGAGTTAAATAGTCCCCAAG GACTTTCTGAGCCCCAGTATGTCCAGTTTAATGGAGGATTCAGCCAAGAACAGCTGAACTGGTTGAATGAAGTTCTTACGTTCTCTGACCTGAACGAGGAAAAGGTGGTGATCGTGA GCCATCTTCCCATTTACCCAGAGGCCTCTGACAGCGTGTGCCTGGCTTGGAACTACGAGGACGCCCTGTCAATCATATGGTCTCACAAATGTGTGGTGTGTTTCCTTGCCGGTCACACACATGACGGTGGTTACTCTGAGGACCCTTTTGGTGTGCACCACGTCAACCTTGAAGGAGTTATTGAAACAGCTCCAGATAGCCAGGCCTTCGGCACAGTTCACGTCTACCCTGACAAAATGCTTCtgaaagggagaggcagagttCCAGACAGAGTTATGAACTACAGAAGGGAGTAG